In Lautropia mirabilis, one DNA window encodes the following:
- the dusB gene encoding tRNA dihydrouridine synthase DusB, with protein MPASAAPPAPSQPALLRIGPYALPHRALVAPMAGVTDRPYRQLCKRLGAGYAVSEMAASNPRLWNSVKTSRRIDHAGEIEPKAVQIAGADPAMMAEAARFNVERGAQIIDINMGCPVKKVCNVYAGSALMGNEPLAIEIIERVVKAVPVPVTVKMRTGIDPDHRNAVALARAAEAAGAVMITVHGRSRACRYHGPVDYTTIAEVKAAVGIPVVANGNIDSPEKARDVLAQTGADAVMIGRAAQGRPWIFREVDHYLAHGTRLPAPTWREVRDLLLEHLNDHYRFYGEFTGVRTARKHIGWYLQALCGDRQPDEATEALRHAINDCEQADGQVRLLERYFADRASLLDTGIDQGGTQPS; from the coding sequence ATGCCCGCCTCCGCCGCCCCGCCCGCCCCCAGTCAGCCCGCGCTGCTGAGAATCGGTCCGTATGCGCTGCCGCATCGGGCCCTGGTGGCGCCCATGGCCGGCGTCACCGATCGCCCCTACCGGCAGCTGTGCAAGCGCCTGGGCGCCGGCTATGCCGTCTCCGAAATGGCGGCCTCCAACCCGCGGCTCTGGAACAGCGTCAAGACCTCGCGCCGCATCGACCATGCCGGCGAGATCGAGCCCAAGGCCGTTCAGATCGCCGGCGCCGACCCCGCCATGATGGCCGAGGCCGCCCGCTTCAACGTCGAACGCGGCGCGCAGATCATCGACATCAACATGGGGTGTCCGGTCAAGAAGGTCTGCAACGTCTACGCCGGCTCCGCCCTGATGGGGAACGAGCCGCTGGCCATCGAGATCATCGAGCGCGTGGTCAAGGCCGTGCCGGTGCCGGTCACCGTCAAGATGCGTACCGGCATCGACCCTGACCATCGCAATGCAGTGGCGCTGGCGCGTGCCGCCGAGGCGGCCGGTGCCGTGATGATCACCGTGCATGGCCGCAGCCGCGCCTGCCGCTACCACGGCCCGGTCGACTACACCACCATTGCCGAGGTGAAGGCCGCCGTGGGCATTCCGGTCGTGGCCAACGGCAACATCGATTCCCCCGAGAAGGCACGGGACGTCCTGGCGCAGACGGGCGCCGACGCGGTGATGATCGGCCGAGCCGCCCAGGGACGGCCCTGGATCTTCCGCGAGGTGGATCACTATCTGGCCCACGGCACCCGCTTGCCAGCCCCCACCTGGCGGGAGGTGCGAGACCTGCTGCTGGAGCACCTGAACGACCACTACCGCTTCTACGGTGAGTTCACCGGCGTGCGCACTGCCCGCAAGCACATCGGCTGGTACCTGCAGGCACTCTGCGGCGACCGACAACCGGACGAAGCCACCGAGGCGCTTCGACACGCCATCAATGACTGTGAGCAGGCCGACGGACAGGTCCGCCTGCTGGAACGCTACTTCGCCGATCGGGCGTCCCTGCTGGACACCGGCATCGATCAGGGAGGAACCCAACCATCATGA
- a CDS encoding helix-turn-helix domain-containing protein, with protein MTKPPMTLQEAVTSNLEKYFEDLDNTQPGLIYDMVLSAVEKPMLEVVMRHAGGNQLRASAMLGINRNTLRKKLTTYGLLNNQGGN; from the coding sequence ATGACCAAGCCTCCGATGACTCTTCAGGAAGCCGTGACCAGCAATCTGGAAAAGTACTTCGAGGACCTGGACAACACCCAGCCTGGCCTGATCTACGACATGGTGCTGTCGGCCGTGGAAAAGCCGATGCTGGAAGTGGTGATGCGCCACGCCGGCGGCAATCAGCTGCGCGCCTCGGCCATGCTCGGCATCAACCGCAATACGCTTCGCAAGAAACTCACGACCTACGGTCTGCTCAATAATCAAGGAGGAAACTGA
- the purH gene encoding bifunctional phosphoribosylaminoimidazolecarboxamide formyltransferase/IMP cyclohydrolase produces MSITVHASGVNKPADLPPAPVTRALISVFDKTGVLEFARGLHALGVEILSTGGTARMLAEAGVPVIEVSDYTGFPEMLDGRVKTLHPKVHGGLLARRDLPAHMAALEQHGIGRIDLLAVNLYPFQQTVARPGVTLDEAIENIDIGGPAMLRAAAKNHAGVTVIVDPADYQPVLQQLQTQKAVSGPTRFNLAVKAFGHTAQYDGAVANHLSAIAEDGSKAPLPATLTLQFERVQPMRYGENPHQFAAFYREAQPAPGTLATYQQLQGKELSYNNIADADAAWECVKAFEQPACVIIKHANPCGVAIGDGPLQAYRRAFATDPTSAFGGIIAFNRPVDGDTAQAVSKQFVEVLLAPGFGEDALAIMKDKPNVRLLEVPMAQGGNRLDLKRVGGGLLVQSPDEHRLTASALKVVTKRQPTPQQLADLLFAWQVAHYVKSNAIVYCGNGQTLGIGAGQMSRVDSARIASIKAANAGLDLQGSVVASDAFFPFRDGLDVVVDAGATAVIQPGGSMRDQEVIDAANERDVCMVFTGVRHFRH; encoded by the coding sequence ATGTCGATCACGGTTCATGCCAGCGGGGTGAACAAACCCGCGGATCTGCCCCCGGCGCCGGTCACCCGGGCCCTGATCAGCGTTTTCGACAAGACGGGCGTTCTGGAGTTCGCACGCGGGCTGCACGCCCTGGGCGTGGAGATCCTGTCCACGGGAGGAACGGCCCGGATGCTGGCCGAGGCCGGTGTGCCCGTCATCGAGGTTTCCGACTACACCGGCTTTCCGGAGATGCTGGATGGCCGGGTGAAGACCCTGCATCCGAAGGTGCACGGCGGCCTGCTGGCCCGGCGTGACCTGCCCGCGCACATGGCGGCCCTTGAGCAGCACGGCATTGGCCGCATCGATCTGCTGGCCGTCAACCTGTATCCGTTCCAGCAGACGGTGGCCCGCCCGGGCGTGACGCTTGATGAAGCCATCGAGAACATCGACATCGGGGGTCCGGCCATGCTGCGCGCGGCGGCCAAGAACCACGCCGGCGTCACCGTCATCGTCGATCCGGCCGACTATCAGCCGGTACTGCAGCAGCTGCAGACGCAGAAGGCCGTCTCCGGACCCACCCGCTTCAACCTGGCGGTGAAGGCCTTCGGCCATACCGCCCAGTACGACGGCGCTGTGGCCAACCACCTGTCGGCCATTGCCGAAGACGGCAGCAAGGCACCGCTGCCCGCCACGCTCACGCTGCAGTTCGAGCGCGTGCAGCCCATGCGCTATGGCGAGAACCCGCACCAGTTCGCCGCCTTCTACCGCGAGGCGCAGCCCGCCCCGGGCACGCTGGCCACCTACCAGCAACTGCAGGGCAAGGAGCTGTCCTACAACAACATCGCCGATGCCGACGCCGCCTGGGAATGCGTGAAGGCCTTCGAGCAGCCGGCCTGCGTCATCATCAAGCACGCCAACCCCTGTGGCGTGGCCATCGGTGACGGCCCGCTGCAGGCCTACCGGCGTGCCTTCGCGACCGACCCCACCTCGGCCTTCGGCGGCATCATCGCCTTCAACCGCCCGGTCGACGGCGACACTGCCCAGGCCGTGTCCAAGCAGTTCGTCGAAGTGCTGCTGGCTCCCGGCTTCGGCGAGGACGCCCTGGCCATCATGAAGGACAAGCCCAATGTGCGCCTGCTGGAGGTGCCGATGGCCCAGGGCGGCAACCGGCTGGACCTGAAGCGCGTGGGCGGCGGCCTGCTGGTGCAGAGCCCCGACGAGCATCGCCTGACGGCCAGCGCCCTGAAGGTCGTCACGAAGCGTCAGCCCACGCCGCAGCAGCTGGCCGACCTGCTGTTTGCCTGGCAGGTGGCCCACTACGTCAAGTCCAATGCCATCGTCTATTGCGGCAACGGCCAGACACTGGGCATTGGCGCCGGGCAGATGAGCCGGGTGGATTCGGCCCGCATCGCGTCCATCAAGGCCGCCAATGCCGGTCTGGACCTGCAGGGCTCGGTTGTGGCGTCGGACGCCTTCTTCCCGTTCCGCGACGGCCTGGACGTGGTGGTCGATGCCGGCGCTACCGCCGTCATCCAGCCCGGTGGCTCGATGCGCGACCAGGAAGTGATCGACGCGGCCAACGAACGCGACGTGTGCATGGTGTTCACGGGCGTGCGCCACTTCCGCCACTGA
- the ruvC gene encoding crossover junction endodeoxyribonuclease RuvC has translation MRILGIDPGLRTTGFGLIDTRGDAMRYVASGVIRSGEGQLPERLGRLHQGIIELVKEYRPTVAVCEIVFVNVNPKSTLLLGQARGAAIGAMVSTGLPVHEYTALQIKQAVVGYGRATKEQVQEMVKRILTLPGLPSTDAADALACAICHNHGGPVIGSLGRRLRAGRVLG, from the coding sequence ATGCGCATCCTTGGCATAGATCCCGGGCTGCGCACCACCGGTTTCGGGCTCATCGACACCCGGGGTGACGCCATGCGCTACGTCGCCAGCGGCGTCATCCGCTCCGGTGAAGGCCAGCTGCCCGAACGTCTGGGGCGACTGCATCAGGGCATCATCGAGCTGGTGAAGGAATACCGTCCCACCGTGGCCGTCTGCGAGATCGTCTTCGTCAACGTCAATCCCAAGTCCACGCTGCTGCTGGGCCAGGCGCGCGGCGCCGCCATCGGTGCGATGGTCAGCACCGGGCTGCCCGTCCACGAATACACGGCCCTGCAGATCAAGCAGGCCGTGGTGGGCTATGGCCGCGCCACCAAGGAACAGGTGCAGGAGATGGTCAAGCGGATCCTGACGCTGCCCGGCCTGCCCAGCACCGACGCCGCCGACGCACTGGCCTGCGCCATCTGCCACAACCACGGCGGTCCCGTCATCGGCAGCCTGGGCCGACGCCTGCGTGCGGGGCGGGTGCTGGGCTGA
- the ruvA gene encoding Holliday junction branch migration protein RuvA: protein MIGRIHGTLVLANPPEILVDAHGVGYEISVPMSTLYELPPPGQTVTLWTHLVVREDAQLLYGFLTESERTAFRAMIRVSGIGPRMALAVLSGLSVDDLSRAVAEQETGRLTRVPGVGKKTAERLLLELKGKLALASSGIQINDQALFSSGDDILRALLALGYSEKESNAAIAKLPEGVNVNDGIRQALKLLVRAG from the coding sequence ATGATCGGTCGCATCCACGGCACCCTGGTCCTTGCCAATCCCCCTGAAATCCTTGTCGATGCTCATGGGGTCGGCTATGAAATCTCCGTGCCGATGAGCACGCTCTATGAACTGCCCCCACCCGGCCAGACCGTCACGCTCTGGACCCATCTGGTGGTGCGCGAGGACGCCCAGCTGCTCTACGGCTTTCTGACCGAGAGCGAGCGCACGGCCTTCCGGGCGATGATCCGCGTCTCGGGCATCGGGCCGCGCATGGCTCTGGCCGTGCTGTCGGGACTCAGCGTGGACGATCTGTCACGTGCCGTGGCCGAGCAGGAAACGGGCCGCCTCACCCGGGTGCCCGGCGTCGGCAAGAAGACAGCCGAGCGCCTGCTGCTGGAACTGAAAGGCAAGCTGGCCCTGGCCTCCAGCGGCATCCAGATCAATGATCAGGCGCTCTTTTCCAGTGGCGACGACATCCTGCGTGCCCTGCTGGCGCTGGGCTATTCCGAGAAGGAATCCAATGCCGCCATTGCGAAGCTGCCCGAGGGCGTCAACGTCAACGACGGCATCCGCCAGGCACTGAAGCTGCTGGTGCGTGCCGGCTGA
- the ruvB gene encoding Holliday junction branch migration DNA helicase RuvB yields the protein MPIEHDRLIDAAPVSVQEEQLEKALRPRRLADYVGQRKIRQQLDIFIEASRRRQEALDHVLLFGPPGLGKTTLAHIIAAEMGVNLKQTSGPVLERPGDLAALLTGLDRNDVLFIDEIHRLSPVVEEILYPALEDFQIDIMIGEGPAARSIKLDIAPFTLVGATTRAGMLTNPLRDRFGIVSRLEFYETDELQSIVLRSARLLGADIAEDGANEIARRSRGTPRIANRLLRRVRDYAEIRADGRITGRVADDALGMLDVDPIGLDIMDRKLLEAIIERFGGGPVGLDNIAAAIGEVRDTIEDVIEPYLIQQGLLQRTPRGRMVTATTWEHFGLPVPTAQRGASETED from the coding sequence ATGCCCATCGAACACGACCGCCTGATCGACGCCGCCCCTGTTTCCGTGCAGGAAGAGCAGCTGGAAAAGGCGCTGCGTCCGCGCCGGCTGGCCGACTACGTGGGCCAGCGCAAGATCCGCCAGCAGCTCGACATCTTCATCGAGGCCAGCCGCCGGCGCCAGGAGGCGCTGGACCACGTGCTGCTGTTCGGTCCTCCGGGGCTGGGCAAGACCACGCTCGCGCACATCATCGCCGCCGAGATGGGCGTGAACCTGAAGCAGACCTCCGGCCCGGTGCTGGAACGCCCCGGCGACCTGGCGGCCCTGCTCACGGGGCTCGACCGCAATGACGTGCTCTTCATCGACGAGATCCACCGTCTCTCGCCCGTGGTGGAAGAGATCCTCTACCCGGCACTGGAAGATTTCCAGATCGACATCATGATCGGTGAAGGGCCGGCCGCCCGCTCCATCAAGCTCGACATTGCCCCCTTCACCCTGGTGGGCGCCACCACCCGGGCCGGCATGCTCACCAACCCGCTGCGCGACCGCTTCGGCATCGTCTCACGGCTGGAGTTCTACGAGACCGACGAGCTGCAGAGCATCGTGCTGCGCTCGGCCCGGCTGCTGGGCGCCGACATCGCCGAGGATGGTGCCAACGAGATCGCCCGCCGCTCGCGCGGCACACCGCGCATCGCCAACCGCCTGCTGCGCCGGGTGCGGGACTACGCCGAGATCCGCGCCGACGGCCGCATCACCGGCCGCGTGGCCGACGACGCCCTGGGCATGCTCGACGTGGACCCGATCGGCCTGGACATCATGGACCGCAAGCTCCTCGAAGCCATCATCGAGCGCTTCGGCGGCGGTCCGGTGGGGCTGGACAACATCGCTGCCGCCATCGGTGAGGTCCGTGACACCATCGAGGACGTGATCGAACCCTACCTGATCCAGCAGGGCCTGCTGCAGCGCACCCCGCGCGGCCGGATGGTCACCGCCACCACCTGGGAGCACTTCGGCCTGCCGGTGCCCACCGCCCAGCGCGGAGCATCGGAGACCGAGGACTGA
- a CDS encoding YbgC/FadM family acyl-CoA thioesterase: MIQLHTIDVRVYYEDTDAGGIVYYANYLKFFERSRSDWLRALGVDHQRLATLGTALVVRNCSIEYHRPARLDDLLAVDTGLNDPRLDIRRASIRLLHRARNQADGALLAEGAVKVACIEPATGRPVPLPDDVFERLRQCVPPASDADAP; this comes from the coding sequence GTGATACAGCTCCATACGATCGATGTCCGTGTCTACTACGAAGATACGGACGCGGGTGGCATCGTCTACTACGCAAACTACCTGAAGTTCTTCGAGCGCTCGCGCAGCGACTGGCTGCGCGCGCTTGGTGTCGACCACCAGCGCCTGGCCACCTTGGGCACCGCGTTGGTCGTGCGCAACTGCAGCATCGAGTACCACCGCCCTGCCCGACTCGACGACCTGCTGGCCGTCGACACCGGTCTGAACGATCCCAGACTGGACATCCGCCGTGCCTCCATCCGGCTGCTGCACCGCGCCCGCAACCAGGCCGACGGCGCCCTGCTTGCCGAAGGTGCAGTCAAGGTTGCCTGCATCGAGCCGGCTACCGGCCGCCCGGTACCCCTGCCCGACGACGTGTTCGAGCGGCTTCGGCAGTGCGTGCCGCCCGCATCGGACGCCGACGCCCCCTGA
- the tolQ gene encoding protein TolQ, with translation MNAHDLSILSMISDASLLAQAVMALLLVISLVSWTIIFRKLFAIKAAQRATNRFEEKFWQGAELNALYQEVSHASKDPGPMARIFEAGMKEFRRARQNGITGNGGPESSNIVLAPASRAMRAAFQREMDALESSLAFLASAGSVSPYIGLFGTVWGIMNAFRGLADVQQATLASVAPGIAEALVATAIGLFAAIPAVVAYNRYAYEIERLANRFETFIDEFSNILDRHAR, from the coding sequence ATGAACGCCCACGACCTCTCGATCCTGTCCATGATCTCCGATGCCAGCCTGCTGGCACAGGCCGTCATGGCCCTGCTGCTGGTGATCTCCCTGGTGTCCTGGACCATCATCTTCCGCAAGCTGTTCGCCATCAAGGCGGCCCAGCGCGCCACCAACCGCTTCGAGGAAAAATTCTGGCAGGGCGCCGAACTCAATGCGCTCTACCAGGAGGTCTCGCACGCCAGCAAGGACCCTGGCCCCATGGCCCGCATCTTCGAAGCCGGCATGAAGGAATTCCGCCGCGCCCGCCAGAACGGCATCACGGGCAACGGTGGCCCGGAGAGCAGCAACATCGTGCTGGCCCCCGCCTCGCGGGCCATGCGTGCCGCCTTCCAGCGTGAAATGGACGCCCTCGAATCCTCGCTGGCCTTTCTGGCCTCGGCCGGCTCGGTCAGCCCCTACATCGGCCTGTTCGGCACCGTCTGGGGCATCATGAACGCCTTCCGCGGCCTGGCCGACGTGCAGCAGGCCACCCTGGCCTCCGTGGCCCCCGGCATCGCCGAGGCCCTGGTCGCCACCGCCATCGGCCTCTTTGCCGCCATCCCTGCCGTCGTCGCCTACAACCGCTACGCCTACGAGATCGAGCGTCTGGCCAACCGCTTCGAGACCTTCATCGACGAGTTCTCGAACATCCTCGACCGACACGCCCGCTGA
- a CDS encoding ExbD/TolR family protein, producing the protein MPASAPRRRGRGKRLVSDINVVPYIDVMLVLLVIFMVTAPFVPASTIDLPAVDATPRQPEPYIEVQVTADGKLTLQTRNQPKPQEIQVTRERLPDELKQLLTALAADGKGPQPVVISGDKQVRYETILDVMGDIKQQGVARVGLMVKPRPTAPARSS; encoded by the coding sequence ATGCCCGCCTCCGCCCCCCGCCGTCGTGGCCGCGGCAAGCGCCTGGTCAGCGACATCAACGTGGTCCCCTACATCGACGTGATGCTGGTGCTGCTGGTGATCTTCATGGTCACCGCCCCCTTTGTGCCCGCCAGCACCATCGACCTGCCCGCCGTCGACGCCACCCCGCGCCAGCCCGAGCCCTATATCGAGGTGCAGGTGACCGCCGACGGCAAGCTCACGCTGCAGACACGCAACCAGCCCAAGCCACAGGAAATCCAGGTCACCCGTGAACGACTGCCCGATGAGCTGAAACAGCTGCTCACCGCCCTCGCGGCCGACGGCAAGGGGCCGCAGCCCGTCGTCATCAGCGGCGACAAGCAGGTACGCTACGAGACCATCCTCGACGTCATGGGCGACATCAAGCAGCAGGGCGTCGCCCGCGTCGGCCTCATGGTCAAGCCCCGGCCCACCGCCCCGGCTCGTTCCTCCTGA
- the tolA gene encoding cell envelope integrity protein TolA, protein MANPHADPSAQGSSASRLLSFLLALLMHVGLGTLLFVGIDWQKPQPEVVQAELWIPMEDLPAPEEAPEAPAPEPEPQPAPEPPPPPPKPAPAPEPEPVKAEQPDPAIAIAKAKEEAERKAEEERRREEEKRRLAEEEKKRQEAEARERERARQAELERQRAEEKRQREEAQRKEQERKAEEARKEAERKAAEEKKRQEEEKKREEQKKQEEARQRKLAQEKAEKEKAEKEKAEKEKAEKAEKAAAQKAAAEKAAAQRQAAEARRKAAVSALLSQAGDADSTAIHGSTSGARDAGYAARVSSAIRNNTTFFQQISGNPKAVFDVRLDRDGRIQDVRLKQSSGNAAWDSAAERAIRRTDPFPCPRSGSCESTLEIHHGPQD, encoded by the coding sequence ATGGCCAACCCGCACGCCGATCCCTCCGCCCAAGGCAGCAGCGCCAGCCGTCTGCTGTCCTTCCTGCTTGCCCTGCTGATGCACGTGGGGCTGGGCACGCTGCTGTTCGTCGGCATCGACTGGCAGAAGCCCCAGCCCGAAGTCGTGCAGGCCGAGCTGTGGATCCCCATGGAGGACCTGCCGGCCCCCGAAGAGGCACCCGAGGCACCCGCGCCCGAACCTGAGCCGCAGCCGGCCCCCGAGCCGCCGCCACCGCCGCCCAAGCCTGCCCCGGCGCCGGAACCCGAGCCCGTGAAGGCCGAGCAGCCGGACCCGGCCATTGCCATCGCCAAGGCGAAGGAAGAAGCCGAGCGCAAGGCCGAGGAAGAACGTCGCCGCGAAGAAGAGAAGCGCCGCCTGGCCGAGGAAGAGAAGAAACGCCAGGAAGCCGAGGCGCGCGAGCGTGAGCGTGCCCGCCAGGCCGAGCTGGAGCGTCAGCGCGCCGAAGAGAAGCGCCAACGCGAGGAAGCCCAGCGCAAGGAACAGGAACGCAAGGCCGAGGAAGCACGCAAGGAAGCCGAGCGCAAGGCTGCCGAAGAGAAGAAGCGCCAGGAAGAAGAGAAGAAGCGCGAAGAGCAGAAGAAGCAGGAAGAGGCGCGTCAGCGCAAGCTGGCTCAGGAAAAGGCCGAGAAGGAAAAAGCCGAGAAAGAAAAGGCTGAGAAAGAGAAAGCTGAAAAGGCTGAGAAGGCGGCTGCCCAGAAAGCTGCCGCCGAGAAGGCCGCCGCCCAGCGCCAGGCCGCCGAGGCTCGCCGCAAGGCTGCCGTCAGCGCCCTGCTCAGCCAGGCCGGTGATGCCGACAGCACCGCCATCCACGGCAGTACCAGCGGTGCCCGCGATGCCGGCTATGCGGCCCGTGTCAGCTCGGCCATCCGCAACAACACCACCTTCTTCCAGCAGATCAGCGGCAATCCGAAGGCAGTCTTCGACGTGCGGCTTGATCGTGACGGCCGGATCCAGGACGTGCGCCTGAAGCAGTCCAGCGGCAATGCTGCCTGGGACAGTGCCGCCGAGCGCGCCATCCGGCGCACCGACCCCTTCCCCTGCCCCCGTTCCGGCAGCTGCGAGAGCACGCTGGAAATCCATCATGGCCCACAGGATTGA
- the tolB gene encoding Tol-Pal system beta propeller repeat protein TolB: MKRRAFHLGILASALFMAGSLSAQSMRIDVSGVGARQVPLALAPFNGAGQAPQQLDVVIQEDLQRSGMFRLVNLTETLSENSPLDMSALRGQGADSVLVGSVQPVANARLEFRYKLADTVRQSVITEATMTAGESDVRLAGHRIADIVYEKLTGIKGIFSTRIAFVTKQGNRYRLNVADWDGQNVQTALNAGEPIISPAWSPDGKRLAYVSFETKKPVVYVHDLASGQRKAVAKFKGSNSAPAWSHDGRSLAVTLTRDGGSQIYQVSADGGESARRLTQSSSIDTEPVYSPDGKFLYFTSDRGGAPQIYRMPSNGGAASRVTFGSSYNVSPRISPDGQQMAYVTQRNGRFLIALKDLQSGDETLLTDTGEEESPSFAPNGQWVMYTTRAGGREYLMAVSTDGRVKQRLSSSTSSVREPAWGPYTW, from the coding sequence ATGAAAAGACGCGCGTTCCACCTTGGCATCCTTGCCTCCGCCCTCTTCATGGCGGGTTCCCTGTCGGCCCAGTCGATGCGCATCGACGTGAGCGGCGTTGGTGCACGCCAGGTTCCGCTGGCCCTGGCCCCCTTCAACGGCGCCGGCCAGGCTCCCCAGCAGCTTGACGTCGTCATCCAGGAAGACCTGCAGCGCAGCGGCATGTTCCGGCTGGTCAACCTCACCGAGACCCTCAGCGAAAACTCGCCGCTGGACATGTCGGCCCTGCGCGGTCAGGGCGCCGACTCGGTACTGGTGGGCTCGGTGCAGCCCGTGGCCAACGCCCGACTGGAATTCCGCTACAAGCTGGCCGACACCGTGCGCCAGTCCGTCATCACCGAAGCCACCATGACGGCCGGTGAGTCCGACGTGCGCCTGGCCGGTCATCGCATCGCGGACATCGTCTACGAGAAGCTCACCGGCATCAAGGGCATCTTCTCCACCCGCATCGCCTTCGTCACCAAGCAGGGCAACCGCTATCGGCTCAACGTGGCCGACTGGGACGGCCAGAACGTGCAGACCGCACTCAATGCCGGCGAACCCATCATCTCGCCTGCCTGGTCGCCTGACGGCAAGCGGCTGGCCTACGTCTCCTTCGAGACGAAGAAGCCCGTCGTCTACGTCCACGACCTGGCCAGCGGCCAGCGCAAGGCCGTTGCCAAGTTCAAGGGCAGCAACAGTGCTCCGGCCTGGTCGCATGACGGCCGCAGCCTGGCTGTCACCCTCACCCGTGACGGCGGCTCCCAGATCTACCAGGTCAGCGCCGATGGCGGCGAAAGCGCCCGGCGTCTCACCCAGTCCAGCAGCATCGACACCGAACCCGTCTACTCACCTGACGGCAAGTTCCTCTACTTCACGTCCGACCGTGGCGGTGCACCGCAGATCTACCGCATGCCCAGCAACGGCGGCGCTGCCTCCCGGGTCACCTTCGGCTCGTCCTACAACGTGTCGCCGCGCATCAGTCCCGACGGCCAGCAGATGGCCTATGTCACCCAGCGCAACGGACGCTTTCTCATCGCCCTGAAGGATCTTCAGTCCGGCGACGAGACGCTCCTCACTGACACCGGCGAAGAGGAGTCCCCCAGCTTCGCGCCCAATGGCCAGTGGGTCATGTACACCACCCGCGCCGGCGGTCGCGAATACCTGATGGCCGTCTCCACCGATGGCCGGGTCAAGCAGCGCCTGTCCAGCAGCACCAGCAGCGTGCGCGAGCCCGCCTGGGGACCGTACACCTGGTAA
- the pal gene encoding peptidoglycan-associated lipoprotein Pal produces the protein MFSTLSKRRLLSLGLGLAILSGCTSVDLGESDEHAVSATDEATQGQEGQGQDGNLDSGHDITPVQPQDEATDPLQDPNSPLAKREVFFEFDSFAILPEYQPIIEAHANYLSAHRDKHIVLEGNTDEFGSREYNLALGQKRADAVRRALSTLGVDENQMESISYGEEKPRASGTDESSRSQNRRVDINYR, from the coding sequence ATGTTTTCCACCCTGTCCAAACGTCGTCTGCTCAGTCTCGGGCTGGGCCTTGCCATCCTGAGCGGCTGTACCTCGGTCGACCTCGGTGAGTCCGACGAGCACGCCGTCAGTGCCACCGACGAAGCCACTCAGGGCCAGGAAGGTCAAGGCCAGGACGGCAACCTCGACAGCGGCCACGACATCACCCCCGTCCAGCCGCAGGACGAGGCCACCGACCCCCTGCAGGATCCCAACAGCCCGCTGGCCAAGCGCGAGGTCTTCTTCGAGTTCGACAGCTTCGCCATCCTGCCCGAATACCAGCCCATCATCGAAGCCCACGCCAACTACCTGTCCGCCCATCGTGACAAGCACATCGTGCTGGAAGGCAACACCGACGAGTTCGGCAGCCGCGAGTACAACCTGGCCCTGGGTCAGAAGCGTGCCGACGCCGTGCGCCGCGCCCTCAGCACACTGGGCGTCGACGAGAACCAGATGGAATCCATCAGCTACGGCGAGGAGAAACCCCGCGCCTCCGGCACCGACGAGTCGTCCCGTTCGCAGAACCGCCGGGTCGACATCAACTACCGCTGA